In the genome of Paenibacillus pabuli, one region contains:
- a CDS encoding sugar phosphate isomerase/epimerase family protein, translating to MKKLNIGLQLFTLRDETAADFRGTLRKVAELGYEGVEFAGYGDIPAEEMKALLDELGLKGFSSHVSLHAMREDLQQQIDYLKTIGAQYMICPYLMPEDRPENAEGWTKLFNELQQYGAEATKQGLIFGYHNHDFEFHGQVGDENAFDAMFAQTTPEAVQVEMDVCWVQFAGQNPIEYINKYAGRLPLLHLKDFSKDEQGQMKTLELGQGSVNLPAVIEAATSAGVEWLIVEQDVCQNPPLESVANSHNWLKENYLNQF from the coding sequence ATGAAAAAACTTAATATTGGTTTGCAACTGTTTACACTCCGTGATGAAACGGCAGCAGATTTCCGTGGAACGTTGCGCAAGGTAGCAGAACTTGGTTATGAAGGTGTCGAATTTGCCGGATATGGTGACATTCCTGCCGAAGAAATGAAAGCGCTGTTGGATGAGCTTGGACTAAAAGGTTTTAGCAGCCACGTTTCATTGCATGCCATGCGTGAAGACTTGCAACAACAAATCGACTACCTCAAAACGATTGGGGCTCAATATATGATTTGCCCTTACCTGATGCCTGAAGATCGTCCAGAGAATGCAGAAGGCTGGACCAAACTGTTCAACGAATTGCAGCAATATGGTGCAGAAGCGACTAAACAAGGTCTGATCTTCGGTTATCATAACCATGATTTCGAATTCCACGGTCAGGTTGGCGACGAAAATGCCTTTGATGCGATGTTTGCTCAAACGACACCTGAAGCGGTTCAAGTGGAAATGGACGTATGTTGGGTACAATTTGCCGGACAAAATCCGATTGAGTACATCAATAAATATGCAGGCCGTCTGCCGCTGCTTCACTTGAAAGACTTCAGCAAAGATGAACAGGGCCAGATGAAGACATTGGAACTGGGACAAGGTTCCGTTAATCTGCCAGCTGTTATTGAAGCGGCTACAAGTGCAGGGGTAGAATGGCTGATCGTGGAACAGGACGTTTGCCAGAATCCACCGCTTGAAAGCGTAGCCAACAGCCATAACTGGCTGAAAGAAAACTACCTGAACCAATTTTAA